The following are from one region of the Anolis carolinensis isolate JA03-04 unplaced genomic scaffold, rAnoCar3.1.pri scaffold_18, whole genome shotgun sequence genome:
- the LOC134294629 gene encoding zinc finger protein 135-like, translated as MEEKAYKCIECGKSFSQHGKLKRHQRTHTGEKPYNCLECGQSFADSSTLRKHQRIHTGEKPYKCLECGQNFSHNSQLHRHQRTHTGEKPYNCLECGQSFARSSVLRSHQRTHTGEKPYKCLECGHSFADSSTLRKHQWTHTGEKPYNCLECGQSFARSSGLRSHQRTHTGEKPYKCLECGQSFAHSSGLRNHQRTHTGEKPYNCLECGQSFTQKGHLHTHQRTHTGEKPYNCLECGQNFAHSSGLRTHQRTHTGEKPYNCLECGQNFAHNSVLRSHQRTHTGEKPYNCLECGQNFAHSSGLRTHQRTHTGEKPYKCLECGQSFTQKGNLHKHQRTHTGEKPYKCLECGHSFARSSHLRSHQSSHQRTHTGEKP; from the coding sequence atggaggagaaagcatataaatgtatcgaatgtggaaagagctttagtcagcatggaaagctgaagagacatcaaaggactcacacgggggagaaaccctataactgcctggagtgtggacagagctttgctgatAGTTCaactctacgtaaacatcaaaggattcacactggggagaaaccctataaatgcctggagtgtggacagaacttctctcataattcacaattacatagacatcaaaggactcacactggggagaaaccctataactgcctggagtgtggacagagctttgctcgtagttcagttctacgttcacatcaaaggactcacactggggagaaaccctataaatgcctggagtgtggacacagcTTTGCTGATAGTTCaactctacgtaaacatcaatggactcacactggggagaaaccctataactgcctggagtgtggacagagctttgctcgtagttcaggtctacgttcacatcaaaggacccacactggggagaaaccctataaatgcctggagtgtggacagagctttgctcatagttcaggactacgtaaccatcaaaggactcacactggggagaaaccctataactgcctggagtgtggacagagcttcactcagaagggacacttacatacacatcaaagaactcacactggggagaaaccctataactgcctggagtgtggacagaactttgctcatagttcaggactacgtacacatcaaaggactcacactggggagaaaccctataactgcctggagtgtggacagaacttTGCTCATAATTCagttctacgttcacatcaaaggactcacactggggagaaaccctataactgcctggagtgtggacagaactttgctcatagttcaggactacgtacacatcaaaggactcacactggggagaaaccctataaatgcctggagtgtggccagagcttcactcagaagggaaacttacataaacatcaaaggactcacactggggaaaaaccctataaatgcctggagtgcggacatagcttcgctcgtagttcacatctacgttcacatcaaagttcacatcaaaggactcacactggggagaaaccctag